The stretch of DNA GTATGCGTTTTGCCTTCCGATTCGGTGGACTTTTTCGACCTGCCTGTGCGCTTTCGGTGTGCGCGCGCTCAACTACCTCGAACTCGAAGGGCCGCTCCAGCGCAGCGGCTGGGCCAGCGCCGCCGCCCAGCAGCGCAAAGCGCTCGCCGACACCGACATCGACGTCATCACGTCGCCGTGGCGCGGCGGTGATCTCCCATCGGGCGCGCGCTCGCTCGCGGCCGGCGACGGCGTGTTTCGGGACTTCGATCTCGCTCACTGCAACGCGCCCGGTCCCGGCAGTCTGGCGGTCGCCCGGCACGCGCGAAAGGAGGGAATCCCGCTCGTACTCCATGCCCACATGACCGCCGAGGACTTCGGCGAGTCGTTCCGATTTTCCTCGCGGGTCGCACCGCTGCTCAAACGCTACCTCCGGTGGTTCTACTCGCAGGCCGACCTCGTGCTCTGTCCGAGTCAATATACCAAGGACCTGCTCGAAGCCTATCCCGTCACTGCACCCATCAGAACCATCACCAATGGCGTGGATTTCGACTCGCTCGCTGGTCACGAAAGTCTCCGCGAGGAGTACCGCGAGCGCTACGACCTCGACGGGATGGTCGTCTTCGCGCTCGGCAGCGTCTTCGAGCGCAAGGGTCTCACCGATTTCTGCCGGCTCGCCGAAACGACCAACTACGATTTCGCGTGGTTTGGGACCTACGACACCGGGCCACACGCCTCGCCTGTAGTGAAAAAATGGACCGAGAATCCTCCGGCAAACCTCACCTTCACGGGGTGGGTCGAGGACAAACGCGGTGCGTTCGGCGCGGGCGACGTGTTCTGTTTTCCGACGAAGGTCGAAAATCAGGGTATCGTCGTGCTGGAGGCGATGGCCTGCGGGAAGGCAGTCATTGTCCGCGACATTCCGGTGTTCGAGGAGTTCTTCACTCACGGCGAGGACTGCCTGAAATGCAGCAGTCGGGCCGAATTCCGCGAAGCGCTCGACCGACTGTCGGAAAACCCGAGCCTGCGCGAACGACTGGGCCAGGGTGCACGCGAAACCGCCGCCGAGCACAGTCTGGAGCGCGTCGGCGAGGAACTTTCGCGGGTCTACCGCGAAGTCACAACGGCTTAATCCTCCCTGCCGGAATCACGGACGATGCCGCCACACGTCGCCGCCTTCACCGACACCTACCTGCCGACGGTAAACGGCGTCACCTACACCATCCGGACGTGGCGCGAGCGCTGGCAGGACAGGGACGGACGGATGGACGTCGTCTATCCGGGTGCCGACGAGTACAACCCCGAGGCCGGCGAAAATCCCGTAAGAAGTCTCCCGTTTCCGTTCTACGAGGACTTCCGCATCGGCGCGCCGTCGATACCCGATGCGGTCGGCGAGGCCGACATCGTCCACGCCCACACGCCGTTCGGACTCGGTCTCGGTGGCCTGCGCCTCGCGCGCGACCTCGACCGCCCGCTGGTCGCCTCTTATCACACTCCAACCTCCGAGTACGCCGGCTACCTCGCCGAGGGCTGGCTGCTCGATGCGGTCGCACGGGTTGGCAAAACCTACGAGCGCTGGTTTCTCGGCCGCGCCGATCACGTCATCGCGCCGAGCGAGACCGCCCGCGCGGCGCTCGTGAGCCGGGGCGTGGGTCCCGTCTCGGTCGTGCCGAACGGCGTCGACATCGATAGATTCGCCCCGGTCGGTTCCTCGGACTTCCGCGCTCGCTACGACCTGCCCGAGGAGGGCACGAAACCGCTCGTCGGCTACACCGGCCGGCACGGCTTCGAGAAACGACTCACCGACCTCGTGCGAGCGGCCGAGGGGATGGACGCCACGTTCGTCCTCGGCGGGGACGGTCCCGCGCGCAAGACCCTTCAGGAGGAGGCCGCCGAGCGGGATGCCGACATTCGATTCCTCGGCTTTCTCGACCGCGAAGAGTTGTCCGAGTTCTATTCGGCGCTCGACGCCTTCGCCTTCCCGAGCCCGGTGGAAACCCAAGGATTGGTCGCGTTGGAGGCGATGGCCTGTGGCACACCCGTCGTCGGGGTCGACA from Halococcus sediminicola encodes:
- a CDS encoding glycosyltransferase family 4 protein; its protein translation is MRALNYLELEGPLQRSGWASAAAQQRKALADTDIDVITSPWRGGDLPSGARSLAAGDGVFRDFDLAHCNAPGPGSLAVARHARKEGIPLVLHAHMTAEDFGESFRFSSRVAPLLKRYLRWFYSQADLVLCPSQYTKDLLEAYPVTAPIRTITNGVDFDSLAGHESLREEYRERYDLDGMVVFALGSVFERKGLTDFCRLAETTNYDFAWFGTYDTGPHASPVVKKWTENPPANLTFTGWVEDKRGAFGAGDVFCFPTKVENQGIVVLEAMACGKAVIVRDIPVFEEFFTHGEDCLKCSSRAEFREALDRLSENPSLRERLGQGARETAAEHSLERVGEELSRVYREVTTA
- a CDS encoding glycosyltransferase; translated protein: MPPHVAAFTDTYLPTVNGVTYTIRTWRERWQDRDGRMDVVYPGADEYNPEAGENPVRSLPFPFYEDFRIGAPSIPDAVGEADIVHAHTPFGLGLGGLRLARDLDRPLVASYHTPTSEYAGYLAEGWLLDAVARVGKTYERWFLGRADHVIAPSETARAALVSRGVGPVSVVPNGVDIDRFAPVGSSDFRARYDLPEEGTKPLVGYTGRHGFEKRLTDLVRAAEGMDATFVLGGDGPARKTLQEEAAERDADIRFLGFLDREELSEFYSALDAFAFPSPVETQGLVALEAMACGTPVVGVDSGALTETIDDGETGYHYDPGDIAGFRNSLDRTLAERDSLTETCRARREAMSVEHSVDALAAVYDTVL